The following proteins are encoded in a genomic region of Actinomadura sp. NAK00032:
- a CDS encoding helix-turn-helix domain-containing protein produces MSASGESVRDVLAGNLRRARLEHGLSLSELSRRSKIGKATLSQLEAGAGNPTIETVFSLARVLEVPISELLDGQQPAGLTVVRAADVEVLRGEGVDLRPLRGIASGGALFEVYDQRFRAGRRQDSLGHVGTEHTVVQDGRLAVRVDDQDVELGPGDYVSFDARLPHSYAALDGPVRSVLLLQYDADQRVHSASAQPPHRSDTP; encoded by the coding sequence GTGAGCGCGTCAGGGGAATCGGTGCGGGACGTGCTGGCGGGCAACCTGCGGCGCGCGCGCCTGGAGCACGGCCTGTCGCTGTCCGAGCTGTCCCGCCGCTCGAAGATCGGCAAGGCGACGCTCTCGCAGCTGGAGGCGGGCGCCGGCAACCCCACCATCGAGACGGTGTTCAGCCTGGCGCGCGTGCTGGAGGTGCCCATCTCCGAACTGCTCGACGGGCAGCAGCCGGCCGGTCTCACCGTGGTGCGCGCGGCGGACGTGGAGGTGCTGCGCGGCGAGGGCGTCGACCTGCGGCCGCTGCGCGGGATCGCCTCCGGCGGGGCCCTGTTCGAGGTGTACGACCAGCGGTTCCGGGCCGGCCGGCGGCAGGACTCGCTGGGCCATGTGGGCACCGAGCACACGGTCGTCCAGGACGGGCGGCTCGCCGTTCGGGTGGACGACCAGGACGTCGAACTGGGCCCCGGCGACTACGTGAGCTTCGACGCCCGCCTCCCGCACTCCTATGCCGCGCTGGACGGCCCCGTCCGCTCGGTCCTGCTCCTGCAGTACGACGCCGACCAGCGGGTTCACTCCGCGTCCGCGCAGCCGCCGCACCGCTCCGACACGCCCTGA
- a CDS encoding FAD-binding oxidoreductase, whose translation MTRVVVVGAGMIGAACARELALAGCAVTVLERGRPAAATTAHGEGNVLVSDKPPGPELELARLSRRLWPAVLAGLPGAEGAEWDPKGGIVVATTDAGAEALRGFAAGQRAAGVDARELDAAALAAAEPHLTTDVTAAVHYPEDAQVQPTGAATALLAHAVRLGAELRTGCEVLGAVTRGGRLTGVRTPSGTVEGDAFVNAAGPWSGEVAARLGVRLDVRPRRGEVLVTAPQPPTVFHKVYDADYVGAVGSGDGELQSSAVVESTRAGTILLGSSRRRVGFDDRTRPGVLSVIAGKALRLFPSLAGVPVMRAYGGFRPYVADHLPVIGADPALAGLWHATGHEGAGIGLAAGTAAVLRDLLLGREPEAGAEPFRVDRPAVRPEGAPG comes from the coding sequence ATGACGCGGGTCGTGGTGGTGGGCGCCGGGATGATCGGCGCCGCCTGCGCCCGTGAGCTGGCCCTGGCCGGCTGCGCGGTCACCGTCCTGGAGCGGGGCCGGCCCGCCGCCGCGACCACCGCGCACGGCGAGGGCAACGTCCTGGTGTCCGACAAGCCGCCCGGCCCCGAGCTGGAGCTGGCGCGGCTGTCCCGGCGGCTGTGGCCCGCGGTCCTCGCCGGGCTCCCCGGTGCCGAGGGCGCGGAATGGGATCCCAAAGGCGGCATCGTCGTCGCCACCACCGACGCGGGCGCCGAGGCGCTGCGCGGGTTCGCCGCCGGCCAGCGCGCCGCCGGCGTCGACGCGCGGGAGCTGGACGCCGCCGCCCTCGCCGCTGCCGAACCGCACCTCACCACCGACGTGACCGCCGCCGTCCACTACCCCGAGGACGCCCAGGTGCAGCCCACCGGCGCGGCTACCGCGCTGCTCGCGCACGCCGTCCGGCTCGGCGCGGAGCTGCGCACCGGCTGCGAGGTCCTCGGCGCCGTCACGCGCGGCGGCCGGTTGACCGGCGTGCGGACCCCGTCCGGGACGGTCGAGGGCGACGCGTTCGTCAACGCGGCCGGGCCCTGGTCGGGCGAGGTCGCCGCGCGGCTCGGCGTCCGGCTGGACGTGCGGCCCCGCCGCGGGGAGGTCCTGGTCACCGCGCCGCAGCCGCCGACCGTCTTCCACAAGGTCTACGACGCCGACTACGTGGGCGCGGTCGGCAGCGGCGACGGGGAGCTGCAATCCTCGGCGGTGGTGGAGTCCACCCGCGCGGGGACGATCCTGCTCGGCTCGTCGCGCCGCCGGGTCGGGTTCGACGACCGGACGCGCCCCGGCGTGCTGTCGGTGATCGCCGGCAAGGCGCTGCGGCTGTTCCCGTCGCTGGCCGGCGTGCCGGTGATGCGCGCCTACGGCGGGTTCCGCCCCTACGTGGCCGACCACCTCCCGGTGATCGGCGCCGACCCTGCCCTGGCCGGGCTGTGGCACGCCACCGGGCACGAGGGCGCCGGCATCGGGCTCGCCGCCGGGACGGCCGCCGTCCTGCGCGACCTGCTGCTCGGCCGCGAGCCCGAGGCCGGTGCGGAGCCGTTCCGCGTCGACCGGCCCGCCGTCAGGCCGGAAGGAGCACCTGGATGA
- a CDS encoding (2Fe-2S)-binding protein, whose protein sequence is MSPRLVRADRDATGRRDVPLHITVDGVPLTGIAGQTIAGVLMAAGRTAWRESPSGTPRGVFCGIGACFDCLVTVNGVRDVRACRRRARDGDAVATQSRAGREAR, encoded by the coding sequence ATGAGCCCGCGACTCGTACGCGCGGACCGCGACGCGACCGGGCGCCGCGACGTCCCGCTGCACATCACCGTGGACGGCGTGCCGCTCACCGGCATCGCCGGCCAGACGATCGCCGGGGTGCTGATGGCGGCCGGCCGCACGGCCTGGCGGGAGAGCCCGTCGGGAACCCCGCGCGGCGTCTTCTGCGGCATCGGCGCGTGCTTCGACTGCCTGGTCACCGTCAACGGCGTCCGCGACGTGCGGGCCTGCCGCCGCCGGGCCCGCGACGGCGACGCCGTCGCCACCCAGTCCCGCGCCGGGCGGGAGGCCCGGTGA
- a CDS encoding NAD(P)/FAD-dependent oxidoreductase, which produces MTRHVAVVGAGPAGLAAAAGALRAGARVTLLDAAENPGGQYHRMLPDAYAAADPGRLHHGWRGFVRLRDHVLGHARCDWWPESTVWSLEREGEGAPHVHVLRGEADAMGRERRVLRPDALVLAPGAHDRVLPFPGWELPGVHSAGAAQALAKGERVAVGGHVLIAGTGPFLLPVAASLLEAGSAVRAVLEAGPAATVARGWTRRPRELASETGKAAELAGYAALLARHRVPYRTGRAVIEARGDGRVEEAVTARLRPDWSVVPGTEKTVTVDALCVTHGFSPQLELPVAAGCRLRNGGGSVEVDGDQRTTVAGVYAAGEITGIAGAQAARTEGLLAGWAAGGGASDSPVAAAARRRRDRGRAFAARLAAAHPVGAAWRGWLRPGTVVCRCEDARYGDLLDAARDPAGASARAVKLGTRAGLGPCQARVCGPAVTELLSGLVDAANPHHRPIAQPIRLGELANPPTGTTDQEESAR; this is translated from the coding sequence GTGACCCGGCACGTCGCGGTCGTCGGCGCCGGTCCGGCGGGCCTCGCCGCGGCGGCGGGCGCGCTGCGCGCCGGGGCGCGGGTGACGCTGCTCGACGCCGCCGAGAACCCGGGCGGCCAGTACCACCGGATGCTCCCGGACGCCTACGCCGCCGCCGACCCCGGCCGGCTGCACCACGGCTGGCGCGGGTTCGTGCGGCTCCGCGACCACGTGCTCGGGCACGCGCGCTGCGACTGGTGGCCGGAGAGCACGGTCTGGTCGCTGGAGCGCGAAGGAGAGGGCGCGCCGCACGTCCATGTGCTGCGGGGCGAGGCCGACGCGATGGGGCGGGAGCGCCGGGTGCTGCGGCCCGACGCGCTCGTGCTCGCGCCGGGCGCCCATGACCGCGTGCTGCCGTTCCCCGGCTGGGAGCTGCCCGGCGTCCACTCCGCCGGGGCGGCGCAGGCGCTGGCGAAGGGCGAGCGGGTCGCGGTCGGCGGCCATGTGCTGATCGCCGGGACCGGGCCGTTCCTGCTGCCGGTCGCCGCGTCGCTGCTGGAGGCGGGGTCGGCCGTCCGGGCGGTGCTGGAGGCCGGCCCGGCGGCGACGGTCGCGCGCGGCTGGACGCGCCGTCCCCGGGAGCTGGCGTCCGAGACCGGGAAGGCGGCGGAGCTCGCCGGGTACGCCGCGCTGCTGGCCCGGCACCGCGTCCCCTACCGGACGGGCCGCGCCGTGATCGAGGCGAGGGGCGACGGGCGGGTGGAGGAGGCGGTCACCGCGCGGCTGCGTCCCGACTGGTCGGTGGTCCCCGGCACCGAGAAGACCGTCACGGTGGACGCGCTGTGCGTCACCCACGGGTTCAGCCCGCAACTCGAACTCCCCGTCGCGGCGGGCTGCCGGCTGCGGAACGGCGGCGGGTCCGTCGAGGTGGACGGCGACCAGCGCACCACCGTGGCCGGCGTGTACGCCGCCGGTGAGATCACCGGGATCGCCGGCGCCCAGGCCGCCCGTACCGAAGGGCTGCTCGCCGGGTGGGCCGCGGGCGGCGGCGCTTCGGACTCCCCCGTCGCGGCGGCGGCGCGCCGCCGGCGCGACCGGGGCCGGGCGTTCGCCGCCCGCCTCGCCGCCGCGCACCCGGTCGGCGCGGCCTGGCGCGGCTGGCTGCGGCCCGGCACGGTCGTCTGCCGCTGCGAGGACGCCCGGTACGGCGACCTGCTCGACGCGGCCCGCGACCCGGCGGGGGCGTCGGCCCGCGCCGTCAAGCTCGGCACGCGCGCCGGCCTCGGCCCGTGCCAGGCGCGCGTCTGCGGCCCCGCGGTCACCGAACTCCTGTCCGGCCTGGTGGACGCGGCGAACCCGCACCACCGGCCCATCGCCCAGCCGATCCGCCTGGGCGAACTCGCGAATCCTCCCACCGGCACCACTGACCAGGAGGAGAGCGCTCGATGA
- a CDS encoding dihydrodipicolinate synthase family protein — MSDTELRSLGGVIVAAALPYRADAAAPAGLAVDYDAYAEHCRWLVASGCRGVGPNGSLGEYSALTDEERRRVARTAVEAVGGDGVVVAGVHGPGSHQAKHWAEVAAEDGADGVLCLPPTLYRANPAEIVAHYEAVASVGLPVMVYNNPIDTKVDLSPALLGEIARIDGVVAVKEFSGDVRRVLEIKEAAPGLEVVAGADDVVLESLLMGATGWFAGFPNVFPAASARLYELASAGRLAEARALYEPLVAAFRWDSRTEFVQAIKLGMDQVGRYGGPCRPPRGPLGAAQRAAVTADMDRAIAALRDETVTALLDGAA, encoded by the coding sequence ATGAGCGACACGGAGCTCCGGAGCCTCGGCGGCGTGATCGTCGCCGCGGCGCTGCCCTACCGCGCGGACGCCGCCGCCCCCGCCGGACTCGCCGTCGACTACGACGCCTATGCCGAGCACTGCCGCTGGCTCGTCGCGAGCGGCTGCCGGGGCGTCGGCCCGAACGGGTCCCTGGGCGAGTACTCGGCGCTCACGGACGAGGAGCGGCGCCGCGTCGCGCGCACCGCCGTCGAGGCCGTCGGCGGCGACGGGGTCGTGGTCGCCGGCGTGCACGGCCCCGGCTCCCACCAGGCCAAGCACTGGGCGGAGGTCGCCGCCGAGGACGGCGCGGACGGCGTGCTGTGCCTGCCGCCGACCCTCTACCGGGCCAACCCCGCCGAGATCGTCGCGCACTACGAGGCCGTCGCGTCGGTCGGGCTGCCGGTCATGGTCTACAACAACCCGATCGACACCAAGGTCGACCTGTCCCCCGCCCTGCTCGGCGAGATCGCGCGGATCGACGGCGTCGTGGCGGTGAAGGAGTTCTCCGGCGACGTCCGCCGCGTCCTGGAGATCAAGGAGGCCGCGCCGGGGCTGGAGGTCGTCGCGGGCGCCGACGACGTGGTGCTGGAGTCGCTGCTGATGGGCGCGACCGGCTGGTTCGCCGGCTTCCCGAACGTGTTCCCGGCCGCGTCCGCCCGGCTGTACGAGCTGGCCTCGGCCGGGAGACTGGCGGAGGCGCGCGCCCTGTACGAGCCGCTGGTGGCCGCGTTCCGGTGGGACTCGCGGACCGAGTTCGTCCAGGCCATCAAGCTCGGCATGGACCAGGTCGGCCGATACGGCGGGCCGTGCCGCCCGCCGCGCGGCCCGCTCGGCGCCGCGCAGCGCGCCGCCGTCACCGCCGACATGGACCGCGCCATCGCCGCGCTGCGGGACGAGACCGTCACCGCGCTGCTCGACGGGGCCGCCTGA
- a CDS encoding proline racemase family protein, translating into MRSVRSISAVDSHTEGMPTRVVTGGVPPIPGATMAARRDHAVRHLDGLRRFLVDEPRGHSAMSGAILQPPARPDADWGVVYVEVSGFLPMCGHGTIGVATVLVETGMVPVTEPETVVRLDTPAGLVEARVAVRDGVAEHVTLRNVASFALRRDAVVAVPGFGDVRYDLAYGGNFYAITDLAPLGLPFDRARKGDILKAGLAVMAAINDADPPVHPADPLIAGCKHVQFLAPGSTARHSRNAMAIHPGWFDRSPCGTGTSARMAQLHARGELPLHTDFVNESFIGTRFTGRLVGTADVAGVPAVVPEFTGRAWITGTATYLLDPADPFPEGFVL; encoded by the coding sequence ATGCGCTCCGTCCGGTCGATCAGCGCCGTCGACTCGCACACCGAGGGGATGCCGACCCGCGTCGTCACCGGCGGCGTGCCGCCGATCCCCGGCGCGACCATGGCCGCGCGCCGCGACCACGCCGTCCGGCACCTGGACGGGCTGCGCCGCTTCCTGGTGGACGAGCCGCGCGGCCACTCCGCGATGAGCGGCGCGATCCTGCAGCCCCCGGCCCGGCCGGACGCGGACTGGGGCGTCGTCTACGTCGAGGTCAGCGGCTTCCTGCCGATGTGCGGGCACGGCACCATCGGCGTCGCGACCGTCCTGGTCGAGACCGGGATGGTCCCGGTCACCGAGCCGGAGACGGTCGTCCGGCTGGACACCCCGGCGGGGCTCGTCGAGGCGCGGGTCGCCGTGCGCGACGGCGTCGCGGAGCACGTCACGCTCCGCAACGTCGCCTCGTTCGCGCTCCGGCGGGACGCGGTGGTGGCGGTGCCCGGCTTCGGCGACGTCCGCTACGACCTGGCCTACGGCGGCAACTTCTACGCCATCACCGACCTGGCGCCGCTCGGGCTGCCGTTCGACCGGGCCCGCAAGGGCGACATCCTCAAGGCGGGGCTGGCGGTGATGGCGGCGATCAACGACGCCGATCCGCCCGTCCATCCGGCCGACCCGCTGATCGCGGGGTGCAAGCACGTCCAGTTCCTCGCGCCCGGGTCCACGGCGCGGCACTCGCGCAACGCCATGGCGATCCATCCCGGCTGGTTCGACCGGTCGCCGTGCGGCACGGGGACGTCCGCCCGCATGGCGCAGCTCCACGCGCGCGGCGAGCTGCCGCTGCACACCGACTTCGTCAACGAGTCGTTCATCGGCACGCGCTTCACCGGGCGGCTGGTGGGCACCGCCGACGTCGCCGGGGTCCCCGCCGTCGTGCCCGAGTTCACCGGACGCGCCTGGATCACCGGCACCGCCACCTACCTGCTCGACCCCGCCGACCCCTTCCCCGAGGGCTTCGTCCTCTGA
- a CDS encoding TetR/AcrR family transcriptional regulator, translating into MSPRRPERRSEEAANAVIQAATDLCREVGYRRLSIEGIAARAGVGKNTIYRWWPSKAAVLLDGLLSIWKGDATFPDTGDVVADIKAQIAAASRVLGDPEAVPHYRALIGEAQHDPEIHRALWDNLLGHLAAAAAERIRTAQRAGQIRADADPDLVTELLYGAVYYRRLLTPRVADTDHINAVVDLAFAGLAPPATG; encoded by the coding sequence ATGTCGCCCCGACGTCCCGAGCGCCGCAGCGAAGAGGCCGCCAACGCCGTGATCCAGGCCGCCACGGACCTGTGCCGGGAGGTCGGGTACCGCAGGCTCAGCATCGAGGGCATCGCCGCCCGCGCCGGCGTCGGCAAGAACACGATCTACCGCTGGTGGCCGTCCAAGGCGGCGGTGCTGCTGGACGGGCTGCTGTCCATCTGGAAGGGGGACGCGACCTTCCCCGACACCGGCGACGTCGTCGCCGACATCAAGGCGCAGATCGCCGCCGCCTCCCGCGTCCTCGGCGACCCGGAGGCCGTCCCCCACTACCGCGCGCTGATCGGCGAGGCCCAGCACGACCCGGAGATCCACCGGGCCCTCTGGGACAACCTGCTCGGCCACCTGGCGGCGGCCGCCGCCGAGCGCATCAGGACGGCGCAGCGCGCGGGCCAGATCCGCGCCGACGCCGACCCCGACCTCGTCACCGAACTGCTCTACGGCGCCGTCTACTACCGGCGCCTGCTCACCCCGCGCGTGGCGGACACCGATCACATCAACGCGGTCGTCGACCTGGCCTTCGCGGGCTTGGCCCCGCCCGCCACCGGCTAG
- a CDS encoding DsbA family protein: protein MKVEITHDIACVRSALGYARFRRAAEEHRAGGGDLEVVFRPYAGRPQRPQSADRIARAAAAEGLVMRLDRIVPADTFQAHRLIALAAVYGEAEDMAARLYRAYFTDGLDIADAGVLRSLASETGVPWRWPRDGERPVERGPRVPVFRFPDGTVLVGAVSLAALRNELRQAVRTAARLPAGWVAERTEHESAVRE, encoded by the coding sequence ATGAAGGTTGAGATCACCCACGACATCGCCTGTGTCCGGTCGGCGCTCGGGTACGCCCGCTTCCGGCGGGCCGCCGAGGAGCACCGGGCCGGCGGCGGTGACCTGGAGGTGGTCTTCCGGCCGTACGCGGGACGGCCGCAAAGGCCGCAGTCCGCCGACCGGATCGCGCGCGCGGCCGCGGCCGAGGGCCTGGTGATGCGTCTCGACCGGATCGTGCCCGCCGACACCTTCCAGGCCCACCGGCTCATCGCACTGGCGGCCGTGTACGGCGAGGCCGAGGACATGGCCGCCCGCCTGTACCGGGCCTACTTCACCGATGGTCTGGACATCGCCGACGCGGGGGTGCTGCGGAGCCTGGCGTCCGAGACCGGCGTCCCCTGGCGATGGCCGAGGGACGGCGAGCGCCCCGTTGAGCGCGGACCGCGCGTACCGGTCTTCCGGTTCCCGGACGGCACCGTCCTCGTCGGGGCGGTGTCGCTCGCGGCACTGCGGAACGAGCTGAGGCAGGCGGTGCGCACCGCCGCCCGCCTGCCGGCCGGCTGGGTCGCCGAGCGGACCGAGCACGAGTCGGCCGTCCGCGAGTGA
- a CDS encoding VOC family protein — protein MARDVQITFDCADPAALAAFWAEALGYRLQDPPGGFATWDDALEAMGVPPANRNDASAVLDPGGAGPRLFFQRVPEPKRVKNRVHLDVRAAPGLQGDDRMAALEAEADRLVSHGAARLERHDPAPPLGAGHIVMADPEGNEFCLD, from the coding sequence ATGGCCCGCGACGTCCAGATCACCTTCGACTGCGCCGACCCCGCCGCCCTCGCGGCGTTCTGGGCCGAGGCCCTCGGCTACCGGCTGCAGGACCCGCCCGGCGGCTTCGCCACCTGGGACGACGCCCTGGAGGCCATGGGCGTGCCGCCCGCGAACCGCAACGACGCCTCGGCGGTGCTCGACCCGGGCGGCGCCGGCCCCCGGCTGTTCTTCCAGCGCGTCCCCGAACCGAAGCGGGTCAAGAACCGCGTCCACCTCGACGTCCGCGCCGCCCCGGGGCTCCAGGGCGACGACCGGATGGCCGCCCTCGAAGCCGAGGCCGACCGCCTGGTCTCCCACGGCGCCGCCCGCCTCGAACGCCACGACCCGGCCCCGCCGCTCGGCGCCGGCCACATCGTCATGGCCGACCCCGAGGGCAACGAGTTCTGCCTCGACTGA
- a CDS encoding DinB family protein, protein MTDQTTNSLLREQLTWHWDHQLRDRLDGLTDDEYFWEPVPGCWTVRPGGDPPIDFAFPQPDPPPFTTIAWRLAHVIVGVLAMRGAAHFGRAPVDYGSFPYAATAAEALHQLDTEYAAWLDGVESLGESGLARPCGPAEGPYAEYPMATLVLHINREMIHHLAEVCLLRDLYLHQKEAS, encoded by the coding sequence ATGACCGACCAGACCACGAACTCCCTGCTCCGGGAGCAGCTCACCTGGCACTGGGACCACCAGCTGCGCGACCGCCTGGACGGGCTCACCGACGACGAGTACTTCTGGGAGCCGGTGCCCGGCTGCTGGACCGTCCGCCCCGGCGGCGACCCGCCGATCGACTTCGCGTTCCCGCAGCCCGATCCGCCGCCGTTCACCACGATCGCCTGGCGGCTCGCGCACGTCATCGTCGGCGTCCTCGCGATGCGCGGCGCCGCCCACTTCGGCCGGGCGCCCGTCGACTACGGGTCGTTCCCGTACGCCGCGACCGCCGCCGAGGCGCTGCACCAGCTCGACACCGAGTACGCCGCGTGGCTGGACGGCGTCGAGTCGCTCGGCGAGTCCGGCCTCGCCCGCCCCTGCGGCCCGGCGGAGGGCCCGTACGCCGAGTACCCCATGGCGACGCTCGTCCTGCACATCAACCGCGAGATGATCCACCATCTTGCCGAGGTGTGCCTGCTCCGCGACCTGTACCTGCACCAGAAAGAGGCGAGCTGA
- a CDS encoding YafY family protein, whose protein sequence is MAVEATTERVLRLLGLLQRRPSWTAAELAGELGVTDRSVRRDVERLRALGYPVRAAAGVGGGYRLGAGTRLPPLLLDDEEAIATAVSLRMASGGTVAGSGEAALRALTKLDQVMPPRLRAEVRAVHGATDTLAAPGVEVDPELLVTLARACRDAVRVRFRYAGRGGADRERTVEPVRMVATGRRWYLMAWDVDRADWRTFRLDRMREAVATTWHFRAREHPDPAAFVQRAVAEAPYRYLARVRLHAPPGRVRELIPPQVGRVEDDRDGWCVLVVGGDDLDWLAVHVARLGFEAQVLEPPELREAAARLAGRLGAMARG, encoded by the coding sequence ATGGCGGTGGAGGCGACGACCGAGCGCGTGCTGCGGCTGCTGGGGCTGCTGCAGCGGCGGCCGTCCTGGACCGCCGCCGAGCTGGCCGGCGAGCTCGGGGTGACCGACCGCTCGGTGCGGCGGGACGTGGAGCGGCTGCGCGCCCTCGGCTACCCGGTGCGCGCGGCGGCGGGCGTCGGCGGCGGCTACCGGCTCGGCGCGGGCACCCGGCTGCCGCCGCTGCTGCTGGACGACGAGGAGGCGATCGCCACGGCGGTGTCGCTGCGGATGGCGTCCGGCGGCACGGTCGCCGGGTCGGGCGAGGCGGCGCTGCGCGCGCTCACCAAGCTGGACCAGGTGATGCCGCCCCGGCTGCGCGCGGAGGTGCGGGCGGTGCACGGCGCCACCGACACCCTCGCCGCGCCGGGCGTCGAGGTCGATCCGGAGCTGCTGGTGACGCTCGCGCGGGCGTGCCGCGACGCCGTGCGGGTGCGGTTCCGCTACGCGGGGCGCGGCGGCGCCGACCGGGAGCGGACGGTGGAGCCGGTGCGGATGGTCGCCACCGGCCGCCGCTGGTACCTGATGGCCTGGGACGTCGACCGCGCCGACTGGCGCACCTTCCGGCTGGACCGGATGCGCGAGGCGGTGGCGACGACCTGGCACTTCCGGGCGCGGGAGCATCCGGATCCGGCCGCCTTCGTGCAGCGGGCCGTGGCCGAGGCGCCGTACCGGTACCTGGCCCGGGTGCGGCTGCACGCCCCGCCCGGCCGGGTGCGGGAGCTGATACCGCCGCAGGTGGGGCGGGTCGAGGACGACCGCGACGGCTGGTGCGTCCTCGTCGTCGGAGGCGACGACCTGGACTGGCTCGCCGTGCACGTGGCCCGGCTGGGGTTCGAGGCGCAGGTGCTGGAGCCGCCGGAGCTGCGCGAGGCCGCCGCCCGGCTCGCCGGCCGCCTCGGCGCGATGGCCCGGGGCTGA